Proteins found in one Streptomyces sp. CB09001 genomic segment:
- a CDS encoding APC family permease — protein MTTGSSSTSSSASGGAISTFKGEERALRADRLGTGGLLLSVLAATAPLMVVAGVMPTTFAVMGIVGQPLLFVVLGVVLILFSLGYAEMSRHVHNAGAFYAYISRGLGGTAGAGAALVALVAYNALQVGIYGIFGFEVSGLLSTYADLDVAWWIPALVAVLAVGALGWLKIDVNARVLGVLLLIEVALVVVFDIAAVADPGAQGLSLHAFNPDTLSGAGVGTALCFCIAAFLGFEQAPVYAEETSRPHVLVPRVMFLAVGGVAVFFALSSWALTVATGPDKIVGTAQEQSAGLLFFLTESRLGDTFTDVLHVLFVTGMFAALLSFHNVVARYAFAMGREGLLPAAFGRTSGTSGAPGTGSLLQTAVSAVVVIGFAVADDKPNGDPTEPVLHLFTWGGNIGALGVIVLMAAASFSVVAFFVRRGAAGAQGVRLVTSTVAGIALLVIAGYTVKDFDVLVGAGPGSALSWALPGIIGLAAVAGVVQGLVLRSRAPERHARIGQGNEAFQLDKAASS, from the coding sequence ATGACCACGGGCAGTTCGAGCACGAGCAGTTCCGCGAGCGGTGGCGCCATCAGCACCTTCAAGGGCGAGGAGCGCGCGCTGCGCGCCGACCGGCTGGGCACGGGAGGGCTGCTCCTGTCCGTGCTCGCCGCCACCGCCCCGCTGATGGTGGTCGCGGGCGTCATGCCCACCACCTTCGCGGTCATGGGCATCGTCGGGCAGCCGCTGCTCTTCGTGGTGCTGGGCGTGGTGCTGATCCTCTTCAGCCTCGGGTACGCCGAGATGAGCCGGCACGTCCACAACGCGGGCGCCTTCTACGCCTACATCTCCCGCGGACTCGGCGGCACCGCCGGTGCGGGCGCGGCCCTGGTCGCCCTGGTCGCCTACAACGCCCTCCAGGTCGGCATCTACGGCATCTTCGGCTTCGAGGTCTCCGGCCTGCTGTCCACCTACGCCGACCTCGACGTGGCCTGGTGGATCCCGGCTCTCGTGGCGGTGCTCGCGGTCGGCGCGCTGGGCTGGCTGAAGATCGACGTCAACGCGCGCGTGCTGGGCGTCCTGCTGCTCATCGAGGTGGCGCTGGTGGTGGTGTTCGACATCGCCGCCGTCGCCGACCCGGGGGCCCAGGGGCTGTCGCTGCACGCCTTCAACCCGGACACCCTGAGCGGCGCCGGGGTCGGCACCGCGCTCTGCTTCTGCATCGCCGCCTTCCTCGGCTTCGAGCAGGCGCCGGTGTACGCCGAGGAGACCAGCCGGCCGCACGTGCTCGTCCCGCGTGTCATGTTCCTGGCGGTGGGCGGGGTGGCCGTCTTCTTCGCGCTCAGCAGCTGGGCCCTGACCGTGGCCACCGGCCCGGACAAGATCGTCGGCACCGCGCAGGAACAGAGCGCCGGACTGCTGTTCTTCCTGACCGAGTCACGGCTCGGCGACACCTTCACCGACGTACTGCACGTCCTGTTCGTCACCGGCATGTTCGCCGCGCTGCTGAGTTTCCACAACGTCGTCGCCCGGTACGCGTTCGCCATGGGACGCGAGGGGCTGCTGCCCGCCGCCTTCGGGCGGACCAGCGGCACCAGCGGTGCGCCCGGCACCGGCTCCCTGCTCCAGACCGCCGTGTCCGCAGTCGTCGTCATCGGCTTCGCGGTCGCCGACGACAAGCCGAACGGCGACCCGACCGAGCCCGTACTGCACCTGTTCACCTGGGGCGGCAACATCGGGGCCCTCGGCGTGATCGTGCTGATGGCCGCGGCCTCGTTCTCCGTCGTGGCCTTCTTCGTCCGGCGCGGCGCCGCCGGGGCCCAGGGCGTACGCCTGGTCACGTCGACCGTCGCGGGCATCGCCCTGCTGGTGATCGCCGGGTACACCGTCAAGGACTTCGACGTCCTCGTCGGCGCGGGACCCGGCTCCGCCCTGAGCTGGGCGCTGCCCGGCATCATCGGCCTGGCCGCCGTCGCCGGCGTGGTGCAGGGCCTCGTCCTGCGCTCCCGGGCGCCCGAACGGCACGCCCGCATCGGCCAGGGCAACGAGGCGTTCCAGCTGGACAAGGCCGCGTCCTCCTGA
- a CDS encoding SDR family oxidoreductase, translated as MVEAVQDAGVVVTGAGGGIGAALARRFAAEGARVVVNDLDAARAKDVADEIGGVAVPGDASAIVAEAREALGGTVDVYCANAGVGSEGSQAAEEAVWALAWDVNVMAHVRAAHELLPDWLERGSGRFVSTVSAAGLLTMIGAAPYSVTKHGAYAFAEWLSLTYRHRGIKVHAICPQGVRTDMLAGTGSAGDLVLRPTAIEPGDVADALFQGIQEDRFLILPHPEVAGYYQARAADPDRWLHGMNRLQRQWEETTSL; from the coding sequence ATGGTGGAAGCCGTGCAGGATGCCGGAGTCGTCGTCACCGGGGCGGGAGGCGGCATCGGGGCCGCCCTGGCCCGCCGTTTCGCCGCCGAGGGAGCCAGGGTCGTCGTCAACGACCTGGACGCCGCCCGGGCGAAGGACGTCGCCGACGAGATCGGCGGCGTCGCGGTCCCCGGCGACGCCTCGGCGATCGTCGCCGAGGCACGTGAGGCGCTGGGCGGCACGGTCGACGTGTACTGCGCCAACGCGGGCGTCGGGTCGGAGGGTTCGCAGGCCGCGGAGGAGGCCGTCTGGGCGCTCGCCTGGGACGTCAACGTCATGGCCCACGTACGGGCGGCCCACGAGCTGCTCCCCGACTGGCTGGAGCGCGGCAGCGGCCGCTTCGTCTCCACCGTGTCGGCCGCCGGGCTGCTCACCATGATCGGCGCCGCCCCCTACAGCGTGACCAAGCACGGCGCGTACGCCTTCGCCGAGTGGCTGTCCCTGACGTACCGCCACCGCGGGATCAAGGTGCACGCCATCTGTCCGCAAGGGGTGCGCACCGACATGCTGGCCGGCACCGGCAGCGCGGGCGACCTGGTGCTGCGGCCCACCGCGATCGAACCGGGAGACGTCGCGGACGCCCTGTTCCAGGGCATCCAGGAGGACCGCTTCCTGATCCTGCCGCACCCCGAGGTGGCCGGGTACTACCAGGCCCGGGCGGCCGACCCCGACCGCTGGCTGCACGGCATGAACCGGCTCCAGCGGCAGTGGGAGGAGACGACGTCCCTGTGA
- a CDS encoding DUF202 domain-containing protein, with product MSGFVRSVRLWFVPAEVRQEGATPDYRFSLANERTFLAWLRTALALIGGGFAVDQFLPDLRWGWRVGLALVLLAAGVLCSLRAVNHWARCERAMRRGEDLPVSRFPALLSLVVAVVAVVMVVVVLVGWEG from the coding sequence GTGAGCGGATTCGTGCGGAGTGTTCGGCTGTGGTTCGTGCCCGCGGAGGTGCGGCAGGAGGGGGCCACCCCCGACTACCGCTTCTCGCTGGCCAACGAGCGTACGTTCCTGGCCTGGCTGCGCACCGCCCTCGCCCTGATCGGCGGCGGGTTCGCGGTGGATCAGTTCCTGCCCGACCTGCGCTGGGGCTGGCGGGTCGGCCTCGCGCTCGTGCTGCTCGCCGCGGGCGTGCTGTGCTCGCTGCGCGCCGTGAACCACTGGGCGCGTTGCGAACGCGCCATGCGCCGGGGCGAGGACCTCCCCGTCTCCCGCTTCCCGGCGCTGCTCAGCCTGGTCGTGGCCGTGGTCGCCGTCGTCATGGTCGTCGTGGTCCTCGTCGGCTGGGAGGGCTGA
- a CDS encoding DUF1343 domain-containing protein: MTLSRRNLLATTAAVAAGTTAAAASAGTAHAAPAGHGGRRLRTGFERLGDDGYARLDGQRVGIVTNPTGITRDVRHIVDVMHADDRVNLTAVFGPEHGFRGTAQAGGSEGRYDDPATGLPVYDTYLKSGQPLADVFTASGVDTVVFDIQDVGARFYTYIWTLFDCMEAAGLAGKRFVVLDRPNPVTGRAALGPILHKEFATFVGRQPVAQAHGMTVAELALLFNGEFLPSPVPLETVTMTGWRRSEFYDASGLPWVPPSPNMPTPECALVYSGTCLFEGTNLSEGRGTTRPFELLGAEGIDGGWAAAVNDIGLPGVRFREAYFSPTFSKFQGKTVGGVQLHVHDRAAFDPVRTGIALLVTAKRSWDGFAWRSDNWIDKLTGSTQVRTMIDAGADTDEVVAGWQAELAAFRRTRRQYLIYR, translated from the coding sequence ATGACGCTGTCCAGACGGAACCTGCTCGCCACGACGGCCGCGGTGGCGGCCGGCACCACCGCCGCCGCGGCCTCGGCGGGCACGGCTCACGCGGCACCCGCGGGCCACGGGGGCCGCCGGCTGCGCACCGGCTTCGAGCGCCTCGGCGACGACGGCTACGCCCGGCTCGACGGGCAGAGGGTCGGCATCGTCACCAACCCGACCGGCATCACCCGGGACGTGCGCCACATCGTCGACGTCATGCACGCCGACGACCGGGTGAACCTGACCGCCGTCTTCGGCCCCGAGCACGGCTTCCGCGGTACGGCGCAGGCGGGCGGCTCCGAGGGCCGTTACGACGACCCCGCCACCGGGCTGCCGGTCTACGACACGTACCTGAAGAGCGGGCAGCCGCTCGCGGACGTGTTCACGGCGTCCGGCGTGGACACCGTCGTCTTCGACATCCAGGACGTGGGCGCGCGCTTCTACACGTACATCTGGACGCTGTTCGACTGCATGGAGGCGGCCGGGCTCGCGGGGAAGCGGTTCGTGGTCCTGGACCGGCCGAACCCGGTGACCGGGCGGGCGGCCCTCGGCCCGATCCTGCACAAGGAGTTCGCGACCTTCGTCGGCCGGCAGCCGGTCGCGCAAGCGCACGGCATGACGGTCGCCGAGCTGGCCCTGCTCTTCAACGGCGAGTTCCTGCCGTCGCCGGTGCCGCTGGAGACGGTGACGATGACGGGCTGGAGGCGATCCGAGTTCTACGACGCCTCCGGACTGCCCTGGGTGCCGCCGAGCCCGAACATGCCCACGCCGGAGTGCGCGCTGGTGTACTCGGGGACCTGCCTCTTCGAGGGCACGAACCTCTCCGAGGGGCGCGGCACCACCCGCCCGTTCGAACTGCTGGGCGCCGAGGGGATCGACGGGGGCTGGGCCGCCGCGGTCAACGACATCGGCCTGCCGGGCGTGCGCTTCAGGGAGGCGTACTTCTCCCCCACCTTCTCCAAGTTCCAGGGCAAGACGGTCGGCGGGGTGCAGCTCCACGTGCACGACCGGGCGGCGTTCGACCCGGTGCGCACCGGAATCGCCCTCCTGGTGACCGCGAAGCGGTCCTGGGACGGCTTCGCCTGGCGGTCGGACAACTGGATCGACAAGCTCACCGGGTCCACGCAGGTGCGCACGATGATCGACGCGGGCGCGGACACCGACGAGGTGGTGGCCGGCTGGCAGGCGGAACTGGCGGCGTTCAGAAGGACACGCCGCCAGTACCTGATCTACAGGTGA
- a CDS encoding DUF202 domain-containing protein — protein sequence MSGADAAPPDRDPGLQPERTRLAWRRTTLSGTVVAVLAAKAALHDGVTALPVLAVALCCVLWLAFLLIAHGRIRTLASANRPRALAPPHAAAAALCTLALAVCGAFLVF from the coding sequence GTGAGCGGGGCCGACGCTGCGCCCCCGGACCGCGACCCCGGCCTCCAGCCCGAGCGCACCCGGCTCGCCTGGCGCCGCACCACCCTGTCCGGCACGGTCGTCGCCGTACTCGCCGCGAAGGCCGCGCTGCACGACGGGGTGACGGCCCTCCCGGTGCTCGCCGTCGCCCTGTGCTGCGTCCTCTGGCTGGCCTTCCTCCTGATCGCCCACGGCCGCATCCGCACCCTCGCCTCGGCCAACAGACCCCGGGCGCTCGCTCCGCCGCACGCCGCCGCGGCGGCCCTGTGCACGCTCGCCCTCGCCGTCTGCGGAGCGTTCCTCGTCTTCTGA
- a CDS encoding acyl-CoA dehydrogenase family protein encodes MDFAYDARTEELRAKLLAFMDEHVYPAEQTAHEQRARLASPWDTPQVVEDLKAEARRQGLWNLFLPDAEHGAGLTNLQYAPLAEITGRSPQLAPTATNCAAPDTGNMEVLAQFADEAQRKQWLEPLLAGEIRSAFAMTEPEVASSDATNITTHIEREGDEYVVTGRKWYISGAMNPDCRIFIVMGKTDPGGEDIRRQQSMVLVPRDTPGVTVDRAMQVFGYEDHYHGGHAEVTFDHARVPVSNLIGEEGGGFAIAQARLGPGRIHHCMRLIGMAERAIELMCRRAVSRNAFGKALAQQGVVHNWIADARVTVEQLRLLVLKTAWLMDTVGNRGAHTEIQAIKIATPRAVVDIIDRAIQLHGAGGVSQDFPLAELYAGARTLMIADGPDEVHQRSLARREIKKYL; translated from the coding sequence ATGGACTTCGCGTACGACGCACGCACCGAGGAACTCCGCGCCAAGCTGCTCGCCTTCATGGACGAGCACGTCTACCCGGCCGAACAGACCGCCCACGAGCAGCGCGCCCGCCTCGCCTCGCCGTGGGACACCCCGCAGGTCGTGGAGGACCTCAAGGCCGAGGCCCGCCGCCAGGGCCTGTGGAACCTGTTCCTGCCCGACGCCGAGCACGGAGCCGGCCTCACCAACCTCCAGTACGCCCCGCTCGCCGAGATCACCGGCCGCAGCCCGCAGCTGGCGCCGACGGCGACGAACTGCGCGGCGCCGGACACCGGGAACATGGAGGTGCTGGCCCAGTTCGCCGACGAGGCGCAGCGGAAGCAGTGGCTGGAGCCCCTGCTCGCCGGGGAGATCCGGTCCGCGTTCGCGATGACGGAGCCGGAGGTGGCCTCCTCGGACGCCACGAACATCACCACGCACATCGAGCGCGAGGGCGACGAGTACGTCGTCACGGGCCGCAAGTGGTACATCTCCGGGGCGATGAACCCGGACTGCAGGATCTTCATCGTGATGGGCAAGACGGACCCCGGGGGCGAGGACATCCGCCGCCAGCAGTCGATGGTGCTGGTGCCGCGCGACACGCCCGGGGTGACGGTCGACCGGGCCATGCAGGTCTTCGGCTACGAGGACCACTACCACGGCGGCCACGCCGAGGTGACCTTCGACCACGCGCGCGTGCCGGTGTCGAACCTGATCGGCGAGGAGGGCGGCGGCTTCGCCATCGCCCAGGCCCGGCTCGGTCCCGGCCGGATCCACCACTGCATGCGGCTGATCGGCATGGCCGAGCGGGCGATCGAGCTGATGTGCCGCCGCGCGGTGTCCCGCAACGCCTTCGGCAAGGCGCTGGCCCAGCAGGGCGTGGTCCACAACTGGATCGCGGACGCCCGGGTCACCGTGGAGCAGCTGCGACTGCTGGTGCTGAAGACCGCCTGGCTGATGGACACGGTCGGCAACCGGGGCGCGCACACCGAGATCCAGGCCATCAAGATCGCCACGCCCCGCGCGGTGGTCGACATCATCGACCGGGCGATCCAGCTGCACGGCGCGGGCGGTGTGAGCCAGGACTTCCCGCTGGCCGAGCTGTACGCGGGCGCGCGGACGCTGATGATCGCGGACGGCCCCGACGAGGTGCACCAGCGGTCGCTGGCCCGGCGGGAGATCAAGAAGTACCTGTGA
- a CDS encoding DMT family transporter, which produces MSVLVLVLAVCAACCLGFGFVLQQNAAQRAPLGDFLSPRLLLDLMRVPRWLAGMGLMVAGMVLGALALGGGELTLVEPLLATNLLFALALSRIQTRQPLGRQGWAGLALLAGGVTAFILAGEPRGGSAVTDPLRHWLIVGVMLGLALLLTLCAARLRLTWGPTLLALAAGLLYGVQDALTRVSGRRFSAGGFAELLTGWQPYAVVVLGITGLILVQSAFETAPLRRSLPALTAAQPLAGIACGVGFLGDRLHSDAGALAWQAGGLAAVVAGIVLLGLHPAMPQGTGESGRERALERS; this is translated from the coding sequence GTGTCGGTTCTCGTTCTGGTTCTGGCCGTGTGCGCCGCGTGCTGTCTGGGTTTCGGCTTCGTCCTCCAGCAGAACGCGGCCCAGCGCGCCCCGCTGGGCGACTTCCTCTCGCCCCGCCTCCTGCTCGACCTGATGCGGGTGCCGCGCTGGCTGGCCGGCATGGGCCTGATGGTGGCCGGCATGGTGCTGGGCGCGCTCGCGCTGGGCGGCGGCGAACTGACCCTGGTCGAACCCCTTCTGGCGACGAACCTCCTCTTCGCCCTCGCCCTCTCCCGCATCCAGACCCGGCAGCCGCTGGGCCGGCAGGGCTGGGCCGGTCTGGCGCTGCTCGCGGGCGGGGTGACCGCGTTCATCCTGGCGGGCGAGCCGCGCGGGGGCAGTGCGGTGACCGACCCGCTGCGGCACTGGCTGATCGTCGGCGTGATGCTGGGCCTGGCCCTCCTGCTCACGCTGTGCGCCGCCCGCCTGCGGCTGACCTGGGGGCCGACCCTGTTGGCCCTGGCCGCCGGCCTGCTGTACGGGGTCCAGGACGCCTTGACCCGGGTCAGCGGCCGGCGCTTCTCGGCGGGCGGTTTCGCGGAACTGCTGACGGGCTGGCAGCCGTACGCCGTGGTGGTGCTCGGGATCACCGGCCTGATCCTGGTCCAGAGCGCCTTCGAGACGGCGCCCCTGCGCAGGTCGCTGCCCGCACTGACGGCGGCCCAGCCGCTCGCGGGCATCGCCTGCGGGGTGGGCTTCCTCGGCGACCGGCTGCACAGCGACGCCGGGGCGCTCGCCTGGCAGGCGGGCGGCCTCGCGGCGGTCGTGGCGGGCATCGTCCTGCTGGGCCTGCACCCGGCGATGCCGCAGGGCACGGGCGAGAGCGGGCGCGAACGTGCACTGGAGCGAAGCTGA
- a CDS encoding phosphotransferase family protein: MSPDHPPGLDPDRLRVLLDRERPGLVTGPLSGRLIEGGRSNLTYAVTDGTARWVVRRPPLGHVLATAHDMRREHRVISALHPTDVPVPRPVLLCEDEEVLGAPFYVMEFVDGTPYRTAEQLAPLGPERTRAAVLNLVDTLVGLHAVDPAEVGLADFGRPDGFLDRQLRRWAKQLDASRDRDLAGIDELHATLGRELPRSPAPTVVHGDYRLDNVLIGGEGDEIRAILDWEMSTLGDPLTDLGLLVMYSSPLGMPDSPVSTTAQAPGHPAPAELIERYAARSGRDVSTVAWYTAFAWFKLAVILEGIHYRYTLGQTVGRGFDRIGDLVPVFIEHGLTTLQKG, encoded by the coding sequence ATGAGCCCCGACCACCCGCCCGGACTCGATCCCGACCGGTTGCGCGTCCTGCTCGACCGCGAGCGGCCCGGCCTGGTGACCGGCCCGCTGTCCGGCCGGCTGATCGAGGGCGGACGGTCGAACCTCACCTACGCCGTCACCGACGGCACCGCCCGCTGGGTGGTGCGACGCCCCCCGCTCGGCCACGTCCTGGCCACCGCGCACGACATGCGGCGCGAGCACCGCGTCATCAGCGCCCTGCACCCGACCGACGTGCCCGTGCCGCGCCCGGTACTCCTGTGCGAGGACGAGGAGGTGCTGGGAGCGCCCTTCTACGTGATGGAGTTCGTGGACGGCACCCCGTACCGCACCGCCGAACAGCTCGCCCCCCTCGGCCCCGAGCGCACCCGCGCCGCCGTGCTGAACCTCGTCGACACGCTGGTCGGACTGCACGCCGTGGACCCCGCCGAGGTGGGCCTCGCGGACTTCGGCCGCCCCGACGGCTTCCTGGACCGCCAGCTCCGCCGCTGGGCCAAGCAGCTCGACGCCTCCCGCGACCGCGACCTGGCCGGCATCGACGAACTGCACGCCACCCTCGGCCGGGAACTGCCCCGCTCCCCCGCCCCGACCGTCGTCCACGGCGACTACCGCCTCGACAACGTCCTGATCGGCGGCGAGGGCGACGAGATCCGGGCGATCCTGGACTGGGAGATGTCCACGCTGGGCGACCCGCTGACCGACCTCGGCCTGCTGGTGATGTACAGCAGCCCGCTCGGCATGCCCGACTCCCCCGTCTCCACCACCGCCCAGGCCCCCGGCCACCCCGCCCCCGCCGAGCTGATCGAGCGCTACGCCGCCCGCTCGGGCCGCGACGTCTCCACAGTCGCCTGGTACACGGCGTTCGCGTGGTTCAAGCTCGCCGTGATCCTGGAGGGCATCCACTACCGCTACACGCTGGGCCAGACGGTCGGCCGCGGCTTCGACCGCATCGGCGACCTCGTCCCCGTCTTCATCGAGCACGGCCTGACCACCCTTCAGAAGGGCTGA
- a CDS encoding TetR/AcrR family transcriptional regulator yields MPRSTDGDGTPVPQRLLAAATRLFAEQGYDRTSVQEIVEAAGVTKGALYHYFGSKDDLLHEVYARVLRLQQERLDAFADADAPVETRVRDAAADVVVTTIENLDDASIFFRSMHQLSPEKNKQVRAERRRYHERFRALIEEGQRTGVFTKETPADLVVDYHFGSIHHLSTWYRPDGPLSPQEVADHLADLLLRALRP; encoded by the coding sequence GTGCCCAGGTCCACGGACGGGGACGGCACTCCGGTGCCGCAGCGGCTCCTGGCCGCCGCCACCCGGCTCTTCGCCGAGCAGGGCTACGACCGCACCTCGGTACAGGAGATCGTCGAGGCGGCCGGCGTCACCAAAGGGGCGCTCTACCACTACTTCGGCTCCAAGGACGACCTCCTGCACGAGGTGTACGCGCGCGTGCTGCGCCTCCAGCAGGAACGCCTGGACGCCTTCGCGGACGCCGACGCGCCGGTCGAGACGCGGGTGCGGGACGCGGCGGCCGACGTCGTCGTCACCACCATCGAGAACCTCGACGACGCGTCGATCTTCTTCCGCTCCATGCACCAGCTCAGCCCGGAGAAGAACAAACAGGTGCGCGCGGAGCGCCGGCGCTACCACGAGCGCTTCCGCGCACTGATCGAGGAGGGCCAGCGGACCGGCGTCTTCACCAAGGAGACCCCGGCCGACCTGGTGGTGGACTACCACTTCGGGTCCATCCACCACCTGTCCACCTGGTACCGACCCGACGGCCCGCTCAGCCCGCAGGAGGTCGCCGACCACCTCGCCGACCTGCTGCTGCGCGCCCTGCGGCCCTGA
- a CDS encoding NUDIX domain-containing protein: protein MSSADEILDVVDENDRVIGRARRGDAYAQGLRHRCVFVWARDPQGRVFVHRRTATKLVFPALYDMFVGGVVGAGESYDDAALREAEEELGVSGLPRPEFLFKFLYDDGAGRTWWSAVYEVRVAGAVSPQVEEVAWYGFLPEAELEGRLGEWEFVPDGLSAYARLRAWRGASGPGSVG from the coding sequence ATGAGCTCCGCAGACGAGATCCTGGACGTCGTCGACGAGAACGACCGCGTCATCGGGCGGGCCCGGCGGGGCGACGCGTACGCACAGGGGCTGCGGCACCGCTGCGTGTTCGTGTGGGCCCGGGACCCCCAGGGGCGGGTCTTCGTCCACCGCCGCACGGCGACGAAGCTGGTGTTTCCCGCGCTGTACGACATGTTCGTCGGCGGGGTGGTGGGTGCGGGCGAGTCCTACGACGACGCGGCGCTGCGGGAGGCGGAGGAGGAACTGGGGGTGAGCGGGCTGCCGCGGCCGGAGTTCCTGTTCAAGTTCCTGTACGACGACGGGGCCGGGCGGACGTGGTGGTCGGCGGTGTACGAGGTGCGGGTGGCGGGGGCGGTGTCTCCTCAGGTGGAGGAGGTGGCGTGGTACGGGTTCCTGCCGGAGGCGGAGCTGGAGGGGCGGCTCGGGGAGTGGGAGTTCGTGCCGGACGGTTTGTCGGCGTATGCGCGGCTGCGGGCTTGGCGGGGGGCGAGTGGGCCGGGGTCGGTCGGGTGA